In Methanococcus maripaludis, a single window of DNA contains:
- a CDS encoding phosphoadenosine phosphosulfate reductase family protein: protein MEKIKGKNTVDCEICLHNSKTRPMFKHEGKNICIECLNALKFPRNFEEMRNEVMEYLDELRIRNNKYNCILGFSGGKDSVVALYLLVKELRIRPLCVTVDNGYLAEEALTNCKNVAKHFGVDWLVINKDFTKFFKETISKGESPCRVCSDMNMHEIWQFARQTNIDTIVTGHELPFGTTAIREMKKGINMLRLLVAYKLTEEDRYNILKEIPWEKPDLGGYTTNCLVLAPALVEFKKKHGFSFEYDRISAMIRYDLMTREEAEEALKCPEVSDEIYEELKKRGLDFKNLKE from the coding sequence ATGGAAAAAATTAAAGGAAAAAACACGGTAGACTGCGAAATTTGCCTCCACAACAGCAAAACACGCCCGATGTTCAAACACGAAGGAAAAAACATCTGTATTGAATGCTTAAACGCCCTAAAATTTCCAAGAAACTTCGAAGAAATGAGAAACGAAGTAATGGAATATTTAGACGAACTCAGAATTAGGAATAACAAATATAACTGTATTCTTGGTTTTTCCGGCGGAAAAGATAGTGTTGTTGCGTTGTATTTGCTCGTAAAAGAGCTTAGAATCCGGCCATTATGTGTAACTGTTGATAACGGCTATTTAGCAGAAGAAGCACTTACAAACTGTAAAAACGTTGCAAAGCATTTTGGAGTAGACTGGCTTGTAATAAACAAGGATTTTACGAAATTCTTTAAAGAAACTATTTCCAAAGGCGAATCTCCATGCAGGGTATGTTCTGACATGAACATGCACGAAATATGGCAGTTTGCAAGGCAGACGAATATCGACACAATTGTGACGGGACACGAACTTCCATTTGGTACAACTGCAATACGGGAGATGAAAAAAGGAATAAATATGTTAAGGCTCCTTGTTGCATACAAGTTAACAGAAGAAGATAGATACAATATATTAAAAGAAATTCCTTGGGAAAAACCCGATCTCGGTGGATACACGACAAACTGTCTGGTACTTGCTCCAGCACTTGTAGAATTTAAGAAAAAGCATGGATTTAGTTTTGAATATGATAGAATTTCTGCAATGATTAGGTACGACCTTATGACTCGTGAAGAGGCTGAAGAAGCGTTAAAGTGTCCGGAAGTTTCTGATGAAATATACGAAGAGCTTAAAAAAAGAGGGCTCGATTTTAAAAATTTAAAAGAATGA